The following proteins are encoded in a genomic region of Haloarcula marina:
- a CDS encoding DUF5787 family protein: MREFGFELALCATLEREGRLVSRQLGGHVHGRRVLDTVVVDPTDRIADRAAITPQRIPTSAVEADVGPGRARYWKDAFDCHPDRAERAVELAVERGFFERERRGGRTYVRQTARYPDWVDGITAVENKPDLDRPGALETQLRTDVSLALADRVVLATADYVTRAHLNRIPEEVGVWRFHPDSGEREIVREATDLPSDESGVELIEERPGRTDVRVVSAAEKATARTRLAERAYAKGWRSFEYPACARCRPDSDGLPNCAWKGRPVRASDECGPDCEGYDPADAPAVDGDGLRADRTPWDPDPEGRRRRQSGLDRFG; the protein is encoded by the coding sequence GTGCGAGAGTTCGGTTTCGAACTGGCGCTGTGTGCGACCCTCGAACGCGAGGGCCGCCTCGTCAGTCGGCAACTCGGCGGGCACGTTCACGGGCGGCGAGTGCTCGACACCGTGGTCGTCGACCCCACCGACCGAATCGCCGACCGGGCGGCAATCACGCCGCAGCGAATCCCGACGAGCGCCGTCGAAGCAGACGTTGGGCCGGGCCGGGCGCGCTACTGGAAGGACGCCTTCGACTGCCACCCCGACCGGGCCGAACGCGCCGTCGAACTGGCGGTCGAACGCGGGTTCTTCGAGCGCGAACGCCGGGGCGGGCGCACCTACGTCCGCCAAACTGCCCGCTATCCCGACTGGGTCGACGGTATCACCGCCGTCGAGAACAAACCGGACCTCGACCGGCCCGGCGCCTTGGAGACGCAGTTGCGCACCGACGTTTCGCTGGCGCTCGCCGACCGCGTAGTGCTGGCGACGGCGGATTACGTCACCCGCGCCCACCTCAACCGCATCCCGGAAGAAGTGGGCGTCTGGCGGTTCCATCCCGACAGCGGCGAGCGTGAAATCGTGCGGGAAGCGACCGACCTGCCGAGCGACGAGAGCGGCGTCGAACTCATCGAGGAGCGGCCGGGCCGGACCGACGTGCGCGTCGTCAGCGCCGCCGAGAAGGCCACCGCTCGGACGCGATTGGCGGAACGCGCCTACGCGAAGGGGTGGCGGAGTTTCGAGTACCCGGCCTGCGCGCGGTGTCGGCCCGATTCGGACGGCCTCCCGAACTGCGCGTGGAAGGGCCGACCCGTCCGGGCGAGCGACGAGTGCGGCCCGGACTGCGAGGGGTACGACCCGGCGGACGCGCCGGCCGTCGACGGCGACGGACTCCGGGCGGACCGGACGCCGTGGGACCCCGACCCCGAGGGTCGTCGCCGTCGACAGTCCGGACTGGACCGATTCGGGTGA
- a CDS encoding response regulator — MGTVTGEGDTGTETDAGVGETRYTVLVVDDDRMVAALVTEFLEHVDDGLEVSYVTTPAAALDRLDASVDCVVTDYKMPGMDGVALVERAAADVGFVLYTATEAAEVAAAARERGGAYMQKRTDADQYADLAALVREQAAR, encoded by the coding sequence ATGGGAACGGTGACCGGGGAGGGGGATACAGGGACGGAGACGGACGCAGGAGTCGGCGAGACGCGGTACACCGTGCTGGTGGTCGACGACGACCGGATGGTGGCGGCACTGGTCACCGAGTTCCTCGAACACGTCGACGACGGCTTGGAGGTGAGTTACGTGACCACTCCGGCGGCGGCGCTCGACCGACTCGACGCCTCGGTCGACTGCGTCGTGACGGACTACAAGATGCCGGGGATGGACGGCGTCGCCCTCGTCGAACGGGCCGCGGCCGACGTGGGATTCGTCCTCTATACGGCCACCGAGGCGGCGGAAGTCGCGGCGGCGGCCCGCGAGCGCGGCGGCGCGTACATGCAAAAGCGGACCGACGCCGACCAGTACGCCGACCTGGCGGCGCTCGTCCGTGAACAGGCCGCGCGCTGA
- a CDS encoding twitching motility protein PilT, translated as MIVLDTNALMMPVECNVRVFEELERVLSRTEGDVTEYVTPVAVRTELEKLADGAGAEATAAAVGRDLLDRCSVRETDADYADDAVLELATRPDATHAVTNDKPLKRRLLDAGVPVISLRGRNKLGITQP; from the coding sequence ATGATAGTCCTGGATACGAACGCGCTCATGATGCCGGTCGAATGTAACGTCCGCGTGTTCGAGGAATTAGAGCGGGTCCTCTCCCGGACCGAGGGCGACGTCACCGAGTACGTCACCCCCGTTGCGGTCCGTACGGAACTGGAGAAACTGGCCGACGGCGCTGGCGCGGAGGCGACGGCCGCCGCCGTGGGTCGGGACCTGCTCGACCGGTGTTCGGTCCGCGAGACCGACGCCGACTACGCCGACGACGCCGTCCTCGAACTCGCGACGCGGCCGGACGCGACACACGCCGTCACGAACGACAAGCCCCTGAAACGCCGCTTGCTCGACGCAGGCGTTCCAGTAATTAGTTTAAGGGGCCGGAACAAACTCGGTATCACTCAACCATAA
- a CDS encoding MBL fold metallo-hydrolase — MEVTLLGTGDTTGTPTVGCDCDTCERARDPDADLRGRLRARGVDPDDGVERSRFSVYVRNNETGESLLVDASPDFRHQFLTQDVPLPDAAIVTHVHFDHLDGLGNAYRLFDDLPVYAADETDPVTGESVAEGIRSRYDYLDTVSVHAQTPYEPFTVAGFEVTLVPVEHPPLLCYGLRIEEPESGAVLAISGDTCYEIPGRSKAALSDADLALVEGIVHHEACEYHPAGGTHRDDDGIPRTFGTKHMTLDGARDFAADVDAAAYRIVHTAHFVPADRAFADDIAVDGERFSL; from the coding sequence ATGGAAGTCACGCTGTTGGGGACGGGAGACACGACGGGCACGCCGACCGTCGGGTGTGATTGCGACACCTGTGAGCGCGCCCGCGACCCCGACGCGGACCTGCGCGGGCGACTGCGTGCCCGCGGCGTCGACCCCGACGACGGCGTCGAGCGCTCCCGGTTCTCGGTGTACGTCCGGAACAACGAGACGGGCGAGTCGCTACTGGTCGACGCCAGCCCCGACTTTCGCCACCAGTTTCTCACGCAGGACGTGCCCCTGCCCGACGCCGCCATCGTCACGCACGTCCACTTCGACCACTTGGACGGCCTCGGCAACGCCTATCGCCTGTTCGACGACCTGCCGGTGTACGCCGCCGACGAGACGGACCCCGTCACCGGCGAGAGCGTCGCCGAGGGGATACGGAGTCGCTACGACTACCTCGACACGGTATCGGTCCACGCGCAGACCCCCTACGAACCGTTCACCGTCGCCGGGTTCGAGGTGACGCTGGTCCCGGTCGAACACCCGCCGCTGCTGTGTTACGGCCTGCGCATCGAGGAACCCGAGAGCGGCGCGGTGCTGGCCATCTCTGGCGACACCTGCTACGAGATTCCCGGCCGCTCGAAGGCCGCGCTCTCGGACGCCGACCTCGCCCTCGTCGAGGGCATCGTCCACCACGAGGCCTGCGAGTACCATCCCGCCGGCGGGACCCACCGCGACGACGACGGGATTCCCCGCACGTTCGGGACGAAACACATGACGCTCGACGGCGCACGGGACTTCGCGGCCGACGTGGACGCCGCCGCCTATCGCATCGTCCACACGGCCCACTTCGTCCCGGCCGACCGAGCGTTCGCCGACGACATCGCCGTCGACGGCGAGCGGTTCTCGCTGTGA
- a CDS encoding HVO_2922 family protein produces MASDGVLTRWYRGRIGAPTTDDEVYGYWLFVAGLILGVVGLALFYAAAPRSGLREVGYVLGALGVASLFVGPTLRLPLARRALFVSYAGAVVCLVATIWFTTIYPAGWNGPEGNPAVTLYAVGLALAAIGAVFAPLLTGRQEEYDRVHEEAAVAAEATERANEETERTAAERDSVTDELLASESAREAFSTALDATEAELSVAQATIAAAMDSKATFEMYADKAGKYRWRLRHRNGNVIADSAQGYSSRQKAMQGLRSVQTNAAGGAVVFFEDATEDDTAEDVPEVPAPESQATFELFEDKGGEFRWRLRHDNGNIIADSGEGYVSKSNVRRALKSVRAYVPGAAYLKVDPVAFEVYADRAGQYRWRLLHKNGEILGDGGEGYPTRAAARKAAEQVQFVAPNAEVGEAFEVYEDNAGEFRWRLLDGDDIIADSGEGYTERNKAVRAVERVQSYAAEADLLAIGSAAFEIYEDRGEEWRWRLRHRNGEIIADSGEGYPKRSGAVAAIERVKRHAPGADHAE; encoded by the coding sequence ATGGCATCGGATGGTGTTCTGACACGGTGGTATCGCGGTCGCATCGGCGCGCCGACGACGGACGACGAAGTGTACGGCTATTGGCTGTTCGTTGCGGGACTGATTCTCGGGGTGGTGGGACTGGCGCTGTTCTACGCCGCAGCGCCTCGCTCCGGACTCCGTGAGGTCGGGTACGTCCTCGGCGCACTCGGCGTCGCGTCGCTGTTCGTCGGCCCGACGCTCCGCTTGCCGTTGGCCCGCCGGGCGCTGTTCGTCTCGTACGCCGGGGCGGTGGTCTGTCTCGTCGCCACCATCTGGTTCACGACCATCTACCCGGCGGGGTGGAACGGCCCCGAGGGGAACCCGGCAGTCACGTTGTACGCCGTCGGCCTCGCGCTGGCGGCCATCGGCGCGGTGTTCGCACCGCTGCTGACCGGTCGGCAGGAGGAGTACGACCGGGTTCACGAGGAGGCGGCGGTCGCCGCGGAAGCGACCGAACGCGCCAACGAGGAGACCGAACGGACCGCCGCCGAACGCGACTCGGTGACCGACGAACTGCTGGCGAGCGAGTCGGCCCGCGAAGCATTCTCGACGGCCCTCGACGCGACGGAAGCGGAGTTGTCCGTCGCACAGGCGACTATCGCCGCGGCGATGGACAGCAAGGCGACGTTCGAGATGTACGCCGACAAGGCGGGAAAGTACCGCTGGCGACTCCGCCACCGGAACGGCAACGTCATCGCCGACAGCGCGCAGGGGTACTCCAGCAGACAGAAGGCGATGCAGGGACTGCGGAGCGTCCAGACGAACGCGGCTGGCGGTGCCGTCGTGTTCTTCGAGGACGCGACGGAAGACGACACCGCCGAAGACGTGCCGGAAGTCCCGGCCCCCGAGAGTCAGGCGACGTTCGAACTGTTCGAGGACAAGGGCGGCGAGTTCCGCTGGCGACTTCGCCACGACAACGGGAATATTATCGCCGACAGCGGCGAGGGGTACGTCTCGAAGTCGAACGTCCGGCGCGCGCTCAAGAGCGTCCGGGCGTACGTCCCCGGTGCGGCCTACCTCAAAGTCGACCCCGTCGCGTTCGAGGTGTACGCCGACAGGGCCGGACAGTACCGCTGGCGACTCCTCCACAAGAACGGCGAGATTCTGGGCGACGGCGGCGAGGGCTATCCGACCCGAGCGGCGGCCCGCAAAGCGGCCGAACAGGTCCAGTTCGTCGCCCCCAACGCGGAGGTGGGCGAGGCGTTCGAGGTGTACGAGGACAACGCCGGTGAGTTCCGCTGGCGGTTGCTCGACGGCGACGACATCATCGCCGACAGCGGCGAGGGTTACACCGAACGCAACAAGGCGGTTCGCGCGGTCGAACGGGTCCAGTCCTACGCGGCCGAGGCCGACCTGCTGGCAATCGGCAGCGCGGCCTTCGAGATATACGAGGACCGCGGCGAGGAGTGGCGCTGGCGCCTCCGCCATCGCAACGGTGAGATTATCGCCGACAGCGGCGAGGGCTACCCCAAGCGGAGCGGCGCGGTTGCGGCCATCGAACGGGTCAAACGCCACGCGCCGGGCGCGGACCACGCCGAGTAG
- a CDS encoding APC family permease: MSHAGERAPAPTLTLLDATMVGIGAMIGAGIFVLTGLAVETAGPAAILVFALNGGVTTFTALSYAELASSIPRNGGGYAYVREVFSAPVAFVMGWTRWFTYMIAGALYALGFASNFIEFGHIFGVALPGGVLFWAASVVLVFVTLNAVSTAASGSAETVITLVKIVILLVFVAFGLQFVDLGRFSPFFERGNPLTMLPAMGLTFIAFQGYDLIATVTEEVEDPERNIPRAILLSVATTVVVYLLVVFVALGTLGPDGLAGAGETAIAQAAEGFMPVFPLVGTGAALIAFGAVFSTISALNAVIIGSSRVAFAMGREAQLPASLGRLHHRFGTPFVAIVASAAVMLVAVAVVPIRVVGNLASLFSLLGFSIVNLSVIRLRRQQPDLRRPFEVPFYPVTPILGIVLNLLLGAFIDLTTWALAVGWLVVGGAIYVLLSRRRGGPAGPTGALKPEISEPEVTVPTED, translated from the coding sequence GTGAGCCACGCTGGCGAGCGCGCACCCGCCCCGACGCTGACACTGCTGGACGCGACGATGGTCGGTATCGGGGCGATGATCGGCGCGGGCATCTTCGTCCTGACGGGGTTGGCCGTCGAGACGGCGGGACCGGCCGCCATCCTCGTCTTCGCCTTGAACGGCGGCGTCACGACGTTCACGGCGCTGTCGTACGCGGAACTCGCGTCGTCGATACCGCGCAACGGCGGCGGCTACGCGTACGTCCGCGAGGTGTTCTCCGCACCGGTCGCGTTCGTCATGGGCTGGACGCGGTGGTTCACGTACATGATTGCGGGGGCGCTGTACGCACTTGGCTTCGCCTCGAACTTCATCGAGTTCGGCCACATCTTCGGCGTGGCTCTGCCCGGCGGCGTCCTGTTCTGGGCGGCGTCGGTGGTCCTCGTCTTCGTGACGCTGAACGCCGTCTCGACGGCCGCCAGCGGGAGCGCCGAGACGGTCATCACGCTGGTGAAAATCGTCATCCTGCTCGTGTTCGTCGCCTTCGGCCTGCAGTTCGTCGATTTGGGACGGTTCAGCCCCTTCTTCGAGCGCGGGAACCCGCTGACGATGCTCCCGGCGATGGGGCTGACGTTCATCGCGTTTCAGGGCTACGACCTCATCGCCACCGTCACCGAAGAAGTCGAGGACCCGGAACGCAACATCCCGCGTGCCATCCTGCTGTCGGTGGCGACCACCGTCGTCGTCTACCTGCTGGTGGTGTTCGTCGCGCTGGGAACCCTCGGTCCCGACGGCCTCGCGGGGGCGGGCGAGACGGCCATCGCGCAGGCCGCCGAGGGGTTCATGCCGGTGTTCCCGCTGGTGGGGACCGGCGCGGCGCTCATCGCGTTCGGCGCGGTCTTTTCGACCATCAGTGCGCTCAACGCCGTCATCATCGGGTCCAGTCGCGTCGCCTTCGCGATGGGGCGGGAGGCCCAACTGCCCGCGTCGCTGGGCCGTCTGCACCACCGGTTCGGGACGCCGTTCGTCGCCATCGTCGCCTCGGCCGCCGTGATGCTCGTCGCCGTCGCCGTCGTCCCCATCCGCGTCGTCGGGAACCTCGCCAGTCTCTTCTCGCTGCTCGGGTTCTCCATCGTGAACTTGAGCGTCATCCGTCTGCGCCGCCAGCAACCAGACCTGCGTCGGCCCTTCGAAGTCCCCTTCTACCCGGTGACGCCGATTCTCGGCATCGTGCTCAACCTCTTGCTGGGGGCGTTCATCGACCTGACGACGTGGGCGCTCGCCGTCGGCTGGCTGGTCGTCGGCGGCGCCATCTACGTCTTGCTGTCGCGCCGCCGGGGCGGCCCCGCGGGACCGACCGGCGCGCTGAAACCGGAAATTAGCGAGCCAGAAGTCACCGTACCCACCGAAGATTAG
- a CDS encoding ATP-binding protein, which translates to MSNPELDVVEFLLTTDIYTDRRDLDPDDLPPAYRAVFWTDGEIERPLSATNTTASEATGVERPWAAVSGLMFTDRDDFSGSISFTDRDLAEEWFLDRVDADRIGRNPVLAAAYGEDFGVDYETAHATNRPARADRAFIDAMLEEAFDTDDEDDEEMLDLVDVRAPAEVETTLNDLVLTPDQEGEIQKIVKAIEHRDYLARIGLREIGKLLFVGPPGTGKTSVARALAHDLDLPFVEVKLSMITSQYLGETAKNVEKVFEVAKRLSPCILFMDEFDFVAKTRSSDEHAAIKRAVNTLLKSIDEISLIQDEVLLIGATNHPDQLDSAAWRRFDEIVNFPKPDHGMRADILRIVTRQMDIVDFDPGTLADMTEGLTGSDLRLVLREAVLEALTEERTTLTQQDLEDAIKDFEERDNLKNMDMMDGDHDTLVAGGDFSGDSEGEAASDGGHAHDHDHDD; encoded by the coding sequence ATGAGTAATCCGGAACTGGACGTCGTCGAGTTCCTGCTGACGACAGACATCTACACCGACCGGCGGGACCTCGACCCGGACGACCTGCCCCCGGCCTACCGGGCCGTCTTCTGGACCGACGGGGAAATCGAGCGGCCGCTGTCGGCGACGAACACGACCGCCAGCGAGGCGACCGGCGTCGAACGGCCGTGGGCCGCCGTCTCCGGCCTGATGTTCACCGACCGCGACGACTTCTCGGGGTCCATCTCCTTCACCGACCGAGACCTCGCCGAAGAGTGGTTCTTAGACCGCGTCGACGCCGACCGCATCGGGCGGAACCCGGTGTTGGCGGCGGCCTACGGCGAGGACTTCGGCGTCGACTACGAGACGGCCCACGCGACGAACCGCCCCGCCCGGGCCGACCGCGCGTTTATCGACGCGATGCTGGAGGAGGCGTTCGACACCGACGACGAGGACGACGAGGAGATGCTGGACCTCGTCGACGTTCGCGCCCCCGCCGAAGTCGAGACGACGCTCAACGACCTCGTGTTGACGCCCGACCAAGAGGGCGAGATTCAGAAAATCGTCAAGGCCATCGAGCACCGAGACTACCTCGCCCGCATCGGCCTGCGGGAAATCGGGAAACTCCTCTTCGTCGGGCCGCCGGGGACCGGCAAGACCAGCGTCGCGCGAGCGCTGGCCCACGACCTGGACCTCCCGTTCGTCGAGGTGAAACTCTCGATGATTACGAGCCAGTACCTCGGCGAGACGGCCAAGAACGTCGAGAAGGTGTTCGAGGTGGCGAAACGGCTCTCGCCGTGTATCCTCTTCATGGACGAGTTCGACTTCGTCGCCAAGACGCGGTCGTCGGACGAGCACGCGGCCATCAAGCGCGCGGTCAACACCCTGTTGAAGAGCATCGACGAAATCTCGCTGATTCAAGACGAGGTGTTGCTCATCGGCGCGACCAACCACCCCGACCAACTCGACTCGGCGGCGTGGCGGCGCTTCGACGAAATCGTCAACTTCCCCAAACCGGACCACGGCATGCGCGCGGACATCCTCCGCATCGTCACCCGGCAGATGGACATCGTCGACTTCGACCCCGGCACGCTGGCGGACATGACGGAGGGCCTGACCGGCAGCGACCTCCGCCTCGTCCTTCGCGAGGCCGTCCTCGAAGCCCTCACCGAGGAGCGGACGACGCTCACCCAGCAAGACCTGGAGGACGCCATCAAGGACTTCGAGGAGCGGGACAACCTGAAGAACATGGACATGATGGACGGCGACCACGACACCCTCGTCGCCGGTGGCGACTTCTCGGGCGACAGCGAGGGCGAGGCCGCCAGCGACGGCGGTCACGCCCACGACCACGACCACGACGACTGA
- a CDS encoding pyridoxamine 5'-phosphate oxidase family protein — translation MTLDELREFGLTRMDDGEMRDFLRNQRTGVVGIPTEGAPYLLPMSFGYDGDKRLYFTFVGGPESRKRELVEQTDTVRFLTYAAQSMFNWESLVLTGRVRRVPEAEWDDIADVLGTAWRPEVFQAAVDTGEIAVYEFTVRDWTGIKHAGLPPGFDTEVQ, via the coding sequence ATGACACTTGACGAACTGCGCGAGTTCGGGCTGACCCGGATGGACGACGGCGAGATGCGCGATTTCCTGCGGAATCAGCGCACAGGTGTCGTCGGCATTCCCACCGAGGGCGCGCCGTACCTGTTGCCGATGTCGTTCGGGTACGACGGCGACAAACGGCTGTACTTTACGTTCGTCGGCGGGCCGGAGAGTCGGAAACGCGAACTCGTCGAACAGACCGACACCGTCCGCTTTCTCACCTACGCCGCGCAGTCGATGTTCAACTGGGAGAGTCTGGTGTTGACGGGCCGGGTCCGGCGCGTCCCCGAAGCGGAGTGGGACGACATCGCCGACGTTCTCGGGACGGCGTGGCGGCCGGAGGTGTTCCAGGCGGCCGTCGACACCGGTGAGATAGCCGTCTACGAGTTCACCGTCCGCGACTGGACCGGTATCAAGCACGCGGGCCTGCCGCCGGGGTTCGACACCGAGGTGCAGTGA
- a CDS encoding DNA-directed RNA polymerase, translated as MYKRVRLRDTVEVPPRHLADVGPQMVKLLLQEKLEGRMDEDVGSVVSVIEVHDIGDGAVLPNKPGVYYEVEFDALTFDPQMQEVVDGEVVEVVNFGAFIGIGPVDGLLHVSQISDEYLAYDEENQQLASRESNRTLGVGDAVRARIVTKSIDERNPRDSKIGLTAKQVGLGKHGWLQEEREKRESTAEAGDT; from the coding sequence ATGTACAAACGGGTACGCCTACGCGATACGGTCGAAGTGCCGCCACGCCATCTGGCGGACGTTGGTCCGCAGATGGTCAAACTGCTCCTGCAGGAGAAACTCGAGGGTCGGATGGACGAGGACGTGGGGAGCGTCGTCTCCGTCATCGAGGTCCACGACATCGGCGACGGGGCCGTCCTGCCGAACAAACCCGGCGTCTACTACGAAGTCGAGTTCGACGCGCTGACCTTCGACCCGCAGATGCAGGAAGTCGTCGACGGGGAAGTCGTCGAAGTCGTCAACTTCGGGGCCTTCATCGGCATCGGCCCGGTCGACGGCCTGCTGCACGTCTCCCAGATTTCCGACGAGTATCTGGCCTACGACGAGGAGAACCAGCAACTCGCCTCCCGCGAGTCCAACCGCACGTTGGGCGTCGGCGACGCCGTCCGCGCCCGCATCGTCACCAAGAGCATCGACGAGCGCAACCCCCGGGACTCGAAAATCGGCCTCACCGCGAAGCAGGTCGGTCTGGGCAAGCACGGCTGGCTTCAAGAGGAACGCGAGAAGCGAGAGAGCACGGCGGAAGCCGGTGATACCTGA
- a CDS encoding potassium channel family protein, translated as MPESLRVIVAGGGTVGLRTAELLDERGHNVVLIESDPDQSERVAAEYVASIIEGDAARPAVLRQAQPDRCDAIAALTDDEATNFAVCMAAQRMADIRTVMRIAGDPDELYPEYVDGVVSEATLTARVAVNEVVGGGVRSIEEVGGKVELLEVEIAEDAPAAGKTLAEVRLPRGSLIVVDAAGERIGGPETELTPGKRFLVAVEGAVADEVMNLLRG; from the coding sequence ATGCCAGAATCACTCCGTGTCATCGTCGCCGGCGGCGGAACCGTCGGCCTCAGAACCGCAGAACTGCTCGACGAACGGGGCCACAACGTGGTCCTCATCGAGTCGGACCCCGACCAGAGCGAACGGGTCGCCGCCGAGTACGTCGCCAGCATCATCGAAGGCGACGCCGCCCGCCCCGCGGTGTTGCGACAGGCCCAACCGGACCGCTGTGACGCCATCGCGGCCCTGACCGACGACGAGGCGACCAACTTCGCCGTCTGCATGGCCGCCCAGCGGATGGCGGACATCCGCACCGTGATGCGCATCGCGGGCGACCCGGACGAACTCTACCCGGAGTACGTCGACGGCGTCGTCTCGGAAGCCACGCTCACCGCGCGCGTCGCGGTCAACGAAGTCGTCGGTGGCGGCGTTCGGAGCATCGAGGAAGTCGGCGGGAAAGTGGAACTGCTGGAGGTCGAAATCGCCGAGGACGCCCCCGCCGCCGGCAAGACGCTCGCAGAGGTCCGTCTCCCCCGTGGAAGCCTCATCGTCGTCGACGCCGCCGGTGAGCGAATCGGCGGCCCGGAGACGGAACTCACGCCCGGCAAGCGGTTCCTCGTAGCCGTCGAAGGGGCCGTCGCCGACGAGGTGATGAACCTCCTCCGCGGATAG
- a CDS encoding translation initiation factor IF-2 subunit gamma: protein MTSNKQPEVNIGLVGHVDHGKTTLVQALSGEWTDQHSEEMKRGISIRLGYADATFRRCPEEDEPEAFTVDEHCEDHDVDTDLLRTVSFVDAPGHETLMATMLSGAAIMDGAVLVVSATEPVPQAQTEEHLSALDIIGIDNIVIAQNKVDLVDEERAKQNYEQIQEFVEGTVAEDAPVVPISAQQEANIDLLIDAIEREIPTPERDPDADARMMVARSFDINRPGTTWEDLLGGVLGGSLVAGKLEADDEIELRPGREVDEGGKTEWRPVTTTVRSLQAGGEFVDEVTPGGLLGVGTGLDPAITKGDALAGQVAGPPGSLPPTHEQFTMDVDLLERIVGDEGEEVEEISTGEPLMLTIGTATTVGSVTSARDGECELALKRPVCAEAGAKIAINRRVGARWRLIGVGTLRE from the coding sequence ATGACATCGAACAAACAACCGGAGGTGAACATCGGACTCGTCGGCCACGTCGACCACGGGAAGACGACGTTGGTGCAGGCCCTGTCCGGCGAGTGGACCGACCAGCACTCCGAGGAGATGAAGCGCGGTATCTCTATCCGGCTCGGTTACGCCGACGCCACGTTCCGCCGCTGTCCCGAGGAGGACGAACCCGAGGCGTTCACCGTCGACGAACACTGCGAGGACCACGACGTGGACACCGACCTCCTCCGGACGGTGTCGTTCGTCGACGCCCCCGGCCACGAGACGCTGATGGCGACGATGCTCTCGGGCGCGGCCATCATGGACGGCGCGGTACTGGTCGTCTCGGCGACCGAACCCGTCCCGCAGGCCCAGACCGAGGAGCACCTCAGCGCGCTCGACATCATCGGCATCGACAACATCGTCATCGCCCAGAACAAGGTCGACCTCGTCGACGAGGAGCGGGCGAAACAGAACTACGAGCAGATTCAGGAGTTCGTCGAGGGGACGGTGGCCGAGGACGCCCCGGTCGTCCCCATCAGCGCCCAGCAGGAGGCCAACATCGACCTCCTCATCGACGCTATCGAACGCGAGATACCGACCCCCGAGCGCGACCCGGACGCCGACGCCCGCATGATGGTCGCGCGGTCGTTCGACATCAACCGCCCCGGCACGACCTGGGAGGACCTGCTCGGCGGCGTCCTCGGCGGGTCGCTCGTCGCCGGGAAACTCGAAGCCGACGACGAAATCGAACTCCGCCCCGGCCGCGAAGTGGACGAGGGCGGCAAGACCGAATGGCGGCCCGTCACCACCACCGTCCGCTCGCTGCAAGCGGGCGGCGAGTTCGTCGACGAGGTCACGCCCGGCGGCCTGCTCGGCGTCGGGACCGGACTCGACCCCGCCATCACCAAGGGCGACGCACTGGCCGGACAGGTCGCCGGCCCGCCCGGCAGTCTGCCGCCGACCCACGAGCAGTTCACGATGGACGTGGACCTGCTGGAGCGCATCGTCGGCGACGAGGGCGAGGAGGTCGAGGAGATTTCGACCGGCGAACCGCTGATGCTGACTATCGGCACGGCGACCACCGTCGGGTCGGTCACCAGCGCGCGCGACGGGGAGTGCGAACTCGCACTCAAGCGCCCCGTCTGTGCCGAGGCTGGCGCCAAAATCGCCATCAACCGCCGCGTCGGCGCGCGATGGCGACTCATCGGCGTCGGCACGCTGCGTGAATGA